In Plasmodium relictum strain SGS1 genome assembly, chromosome: 4, a single window of DNA contains:
- the KRR1 gene encoding KRR1 small subunit processome component, putative — MSTVEEKPKNKKYRKDKPWDNENIDHWKIEKFTKEDNKHHFLEESSFKVLFPKYREKYLQQFCTDIKNVLNKHFIKFEINLIEGYMCVKTTKKTFDPYIIIKARDMISLLSRSVPFNHAKRVLEDEIFSDIIKISGYVRNKNKFIKRRQRLLGSNATTLKALEILTNCYICVHGKTVSVIGHFKSLKIVRRIIIDCMKNIHPVYHIKELIAKRELEKNENFKNENWEKYLPNFKKRNVQRKKIKEKLDKKKNKKKSVFPPDQLPRKIDIQMETGEYFLNNEKPKKKKKKSENNDDSLDSKI, encoded by the coding sequence ATGAGTACCGTTGAAGAAAAAccaaaaaacaaaaaatataggaAAGATAAACCTTGGGATAACGAAAATATAGATCACTGGAAGATtgaaaaatttacaaaagaAGATAATAAACATCATTTTTTAGAAGAATCTAGTTTTAAGGTACTCTTTCCAAAATAtagagaaaaatatttacaacAGTTTTGTacagatataaaaaatgtattaaataaacattttataaaatttgaaataaaCCTAATTGAGGGATATATGTGTGTGAAAACAACGAAAAAAACATTCGATCcctatataataataaaagcaAGAGATATgatttctttattatcaaGAAGTGTTCCCTTTAATCACGCAAAACGAGTTTTAGAAGATGAAATTTTTAgtgatattataaaaataagtggTTATGTtcgtaataaaaataaatttatcaaAAGAAGACAAAGGTTATTAGGAAGTAATGCAACCACATTAAAAGCTTTGGAAATTTTAACTAATTGCTACATATGTGTTCACGGAAAAACAGTCAGTGTTATTGGACATTTCAAATCATTAAAAATTGTAAGAAGAATTATTATTGACTGTATGAAAAATATCCATCCTGTTTATcatataaaagaattaatagcAAAGAgagaattagaaaaaaatgaaaattttaaaaatgaaaattggGAAAAGTATTTAcctaattttaaaaaaagaaatgttcaaagaaaaaaaatcaaagaaaaattagacaaaaagaaaaataagaaaaaatctGTCTTTCCTCCTGATCAGTTACCAAGAAAAATTGATATTCAAATGGAGACTGGTgaatactttttaaataatgaaaagccaaaaaaaaaaaaaaaaaagagtgaAAACAACGATGATTCTCTAGATAGTAAAATATGA
- a CDS encoding serine repeat antigen, putative, whose amino-acid sequence MVSPFFFFLTLYIILSNNIRECTTNSDPQGSLSTEVGGVQAQSTDLQGTAASTDANVVSGADGSQHGSPVSPQVTGVTGQGDATAAATVTGSGGGGGNQVQAQPQAQAPTQSDQAGTTQTNSPNTHQSGSGSSETNGSTSVVTAESGGSGTTSTIGVDGSNQGGNSSAPVAKPSPKSIPKLSFPVKSSLLKKNLGIKVTGQCGVFFRVVFSPHLTLAFETDDGKIELVQELKPLYKLEIKFADKCEKTKNFKFLAIIKESILTLRWEVPENESGTKKETKKFKLPKFDIPITSILVHSGDEQLSAIESKSYTVKDVLPEKCSKIASECFLSGSIDVQKCYHCSLLVNKTAEGDECLNFVNSEDKSRIESSIVAAASDEESSENKLGESIDNILRRIYKTDEINMKRELLTLDNLDDELKEEIKNYCNLLKEVDVSGTLDNHELGNETEVFNNLTRLLKMHAEEKNISLSNKLRNAAICIKNVDEWIINKRGLVLPEETNDYFEKVKDMPDAPKEEEEYEDEIKITEDMFEKDEDGIVDLTKSDKDMKLLSPYFINNKYCNDDYCDRWKDKTSCVSKIEVEEQGYCGVCWVFASKLHLETIRCMRGYGHFRSSPLYVANCSKRKPEYRCSVGSNPIEFLQIIEERGFLPLESDHPYSYTQVDKKCPTPKRNWVNLWGDTELLQYINYSKRKYSKGYITYESAAYRDNMDLFIKIVKREIQNKGSVIVYIKTKDVFSYDFNGGGVHNLCGDAIPDHAANIIGYGKYINKKGEKRSYWLIRNSWGYYWGDEGNFKLDMYGPSNCDYHFIHTVLVFKVNLGMVELPSQHESYNPFNFFLKNSPQYYHELYYKNYNPEESKELPKNYENIDVPDQVQDNNFKDNTENDNDVNNRKESDENFVMYGTDSDNGDSSSSPPAEKKNSILHYLKDIKKNKVKTNLVTYLDEKDLGNEHSCSRVYSNDPTKNETCRKFCVDNFSKCKDHYSPGYCLTKLSENTNGCSFCFV is encoded by the exons ATGGTGTctccattttttttctttttgacaTTAT aTATTATATTAAGTAATAATATAAGAGAATGTACAACTAATAGCGATCCTCAGGGAAGCCTTTCAACTGAGGTGGGTGGTGTACAAGCCCAGAGTACTGATTTACAGGGTACAGCTGCATCTACAGATGCAAATGTAGTTTCGGGCGCAGATGGAAGTCAACATGGATCTCCAGTCTCACCTCAAGTTACGGGTGTAACTGGACAAGGTGATGCAACTGCAGCTGCAACTGTAACTGGAAGTGGGGGTGGAGGTGGAAACCAGGTTCAAGCTCAACCTCAAGCTCAAGCTCCAACTCAAAGTGATCAAGCAGGTACTACTCAAACAAATTCCCCCAATACACATCAATCTGGTAGTGGTTCTTCAGAAACCAATGGAAGCACATCTGTAGTCACAGCTGAAAGTGGAGGTTCAGGTACAACCTCAACTATAGGCGTAGATGGAAGTAACCAAGGAGGAAATAGTAGTGCTCCTGTAGCTAAACCTTCACCAAAATCCATTCCTAAACTCTCTTTCCCGGTCAAATCTTccttattgaaaaaaaatttaggaATTAAAGTTACTGGTCAATGTGGTGTATTTTTTCGAGTGGTTTTTTCTCCTCATTTGACACTTGCTTTTGAAACGGATGATGGGAAGATAGAATTAGTACAAGAACTTAAGCCATTGTataaattagaaataaaatttgcTGATAAATgcgaaaaaacaaaaaattttaaatttcttgCAATCATTAAAGAAAGCATATTAACTCTTAGATGGGAAGTACCAGAAAATGAAAGtg gtacaaaaaaagaaacaaagaAATTTAAGTTACCAAAATTCGATATACCAATAACTTCAATACTAGTACATTCAGGAGACGAACAATTAAGTGCTATTGAAAGTAAAAGTTATACAGTAAAGGATGTTTTACCTG aaaaatgtAGTAAAATAGCAAGTGAATGTTTTTTAAGTGGAAGTATAGATGTGCAAAAATGTTATCATTGTTCTTTGTTAGTTAATAAAACTGCTGAAGGTGATGAATGCTTAAATTTTGTTAATTCTGAAGATAAATCCAGAATTGAAAGTTCTATCGTAGCTGCAGCAAGTGATGAAGAATCTAGTGAAAATAAACTTGGAGAATCCATAGATAATATATTAAGAAGAATTTATAAGAcagatgaaataaatatgaaaaggGAATTACTAACATTGGATAATTTAGACgatgaattaaaagaagaaataaagaattactgtaatttattaaaagaagttGATGTTAGTGGAACATTGGATAATCATGAACTAGGTAATGAAACAGaagtatttaataatttgacAAGATTACTAAAGATGCATGCTGaagaaaaaaacatttcATTATCAAATAAGCTAAGAAATGCAGCGATATGTATTAAAAATGTAGATGAGTggattataaataaaagaggTTTAGTGTTACCAGAAGAAACAAATGACTATTTTGAGAAAGTCAAAGACATGCCTGATGCTCCGAAAGAAGAGGAGGAATATGaggatgaaataaaaattactgAGGATATGTTTGAAAAAGATGAGGATGGCATTGTTGATTTGACTAAAAGTGATAAAGATATGAAATTGTTATCCccatattttataaataataaatactgTAATGATGATTATTGTGATAGATGGAAAGATAAAACTAGTTGTGTATCAAAAATTGAAGTAGAAGAACAAGGTTATTGTGGAGTTTGTTGGGTTTTCGCATCTAAGTTACATTTAGAAACAATTAGATGTATGAGGGGATATGGTCATTTTAGAAGTTCTCCTTTATATGTAGCTAATTGCTCTAAGAGAAAACCTGAGTATAGATGTTCTGTAGGTTCAAATCCAATAGAATTTCTTCAAATTATTGAAGAAAGAGGATTTTTACCTCTTGAATCAGATCATCCATATTCATACACACAAGTAGATAAAAAGTGCCCTACACCAAAACGAAATTGGGTCAATTTATGGGGAGATACTGAATTGTTACAATATATTAACTACTCAAAACGTAAATATTCTAAAGGATATATTACTTATGAAAGTGCTGCATATAGAGATAATATggatttatttataaaaattgtaaaaaggGAAATTCAAAATAAAGGTTCTGTTattgtttatataaaaacaaaagatGTATTTAGTTATGATTTTAATGGAGGAGGAGTTCACAATTTATGTGGTGATGCTATTCCCGATCATGCTGCCAATATAATAGGTTATggtaaatatattaataaaaagggAGAAAAAAGATCTTATTGGTTAATAAGAAATAGTTGGGGTTACTATTGGGGAGATGAAGGAAATTTTAAACTTGATATGTATGGACCAAGTAATTGTGATTATCATTTTATTCACACTGTTCTTGTTTTCAAAGTTAATTTAGGTATGGTTGAATTACCTAGTCAACATGAAAGTTATAATCCTTTTAACTTCTTTCTAAAAAATAGTCCTCAATATTATCATGAACTTTATTATAAGAATTATAATCCAGAAGAATCTAAAGAACTTCCTAAAAACTATGAGAATATTGATGTTCCTGATCAAGTTCAAGATAATAATTTCAAGGATAATACagaaaatgataatgatGTAAACAATAGAAAAGAATCAGATGAGAATTTTGTAATGTATGGAACAGATAGTGATAATGGAGATTCTTCCTCAAGTCCACCTGCAGAGAAGAAAAATAGCATACTTCATTACttaaaagatattaaaaaaaataaagtgaaAACTAATTTAGTCACATATTTAGATGAAAAAGATTTAGGAAATGAACACTCCTGTTCGAGAGTGTATTCAAATGATCCaacaaaaaatgaaacatGTAGAAAATTTTGTGTTGATAATTTCAGTAAGTGTAAAGATCATTATTCTCCGGGTTACTGTTTAACTAAATTGAGTGAAAACACCAATGGTTGTTCTTTCTGCTTTGTATAA
- a CDS encoding serine repeat antigen, putative produces MRNCFLSGSLDFSKCISCEEKYYGIHPCIQHPENFLMSRREIKAFIELHEEDYLTEEKMRVLISEIIEISLNRLKNGLNDDYLKNEDLKRKINKLCLYSNFHDNYENAKSHKQASVAEVEEHIQNIVKKFINEKRNIEHIQDALSNPALCLKDPRQWIRDRTGYKDVDIPSAGILPEKKLFKSYVLNSLNSSLYNLKSNCNRQFCDRFSDTNECEHNIRVLNQGKCWNCWAFASSTVISAYRCRKGLGFAEPSVKYVTLCKNKYNVSEINPFGHYNDGVCNEGGHLTFFLDTVEKSGILPTSHDVPYNAPLKSSECPKSNTSWNNIWDKVKLLDKIYNGYMYHGFLKISFGDYVKQKKTKELINIIKDYVIDQGALFVSMEVNNKLSFDHDGEQVTMSCEYNDSPDHALVLIGFGDYIMPSGKKSSYWLLRNSWGSHWGDKGNFKLDMYGPGNCNGNVLFNAFPLLLEMKGSKINVPLPKDTASTDVRIRYDPNRFSTNRRNNIAPHNIDINKNKLFPNKFNKFDPFVKPQHNDYYDPIYPYINPRDSKYEPKNDSYDDNNNYVNPDIFDRNESGIIHNRDYKNLRRIFKSHLIAQIGDIIYKRSIYSKRKEEFKEPYSCLRTFSMDASSDSICRNNCERYINECKYSSSIGGCLMKYSPNYKCIYCGM; encoded by the exons ATGAGGAATTGTTTTTTATCTGGTAGTCTTGATTTTTCAAAATGTATTTCTTgtgaagaaaaatattatggTATCCATCCTTGTATACAACATCCAg aaaattttttgatGTCTAGAAGGGAGATTAAAGCATTTATTGAACTACATgaagaa GATTATTTAACTGAAGAGAAAATGAGAGTTTTAATAAGCGAAATAATTGAAATTTCTCTTAATCGACTAAAAAATGGATTAAATGATGACTATTTAAAAAACGaagatttaaaaagaaaaataaataaattgtgTCTATATTCAAATTTTCATGACAATTATGAGAATGCTAAAAGTCATAAACAGGCAAGTGTTGCTGAAGTAGAAGAACACATTCAAAATAtagttaaaaaatttataaatgaaaaacgTAATATAGAACATATACAGGATGCTTTAAGTAATCCTGCTTTATGTTTAAAAGATCCAAGACAATGGATAAGAGATAGAACAGGATACAAAGATGTTGATATACCTTCTGCTGGCATTTTACCTGAAAAGAAACTTTTCAAGTCTTATGTGCTTAATTCTCTAAATAgttctttatataatttaaaatctAATTGTAATAGACAATTCTGTGATAGATTCTCTGATACCAATGAATGCGAACATAACATTAGAGTTCTTAACCAAGGAAAAtg TTGGAATTGCTGGGCTTTTGCTTCTTCAACTGTTATATCTGCTTATAGATGTAGAAAAGGGTTAGGGTTTGCTGAACCCTCAGTTAAATATGTAACATTATGcaagaataaatataatgttAGTGAGATAAATCCCTTTGGTCATTATAATGATGGCGTATGTAATGAAGGAGGACATTTAACTTTCTTTTTAGATACAGTGGAAAAATCAGGTATACTCCCAACTTCTCATGATGTTCCCTATAATGCACCATTAAAAAGTTCTGAATGCCCTAAATCTAATACTTCATGGAACAATATATGGGATAAAGTGAAATTATTAGACAAAATATACAATGGATATATGTATCATggttttttgaaaatttccTTTGGAGATTAtgtaaaacaaaaaaaaacaaaagaattaataaatataataaaagattaTGTAATAGATCAGGGTGCTTTATTTGTATCAATGgaggttaataataaattaagttTTGATCACGACGGAGAACAAGTAACGATGAGTTGTGAATATAATGACAGTCCTGATCATGCTTTGGTTCTGATAGGATTTGGTGATTATATAATGCCATCAGGAAAAAAAAGTTCTTACTGGTTATTAAGAAATAGTTGGGGATCACATTGGGGAGATAAAGGAAATTTTAAGTTAGATATGTATGGTCCAGGTAATTGTAATGGaaatgttttatttaatgCATTTCCTTTACTTTTAGAAATGAAAGGtagtaaaataaatgtacCATTACCTAAAGATACAGCTTCAACAGATGTTAGAATTAGATATGATCCTAATAGATTTTCTACaaatagaagaaataatataGCACCTCATAATAtagatattaataaaaataaattgtttCCAAACAAATTTAACAAATTCGATCCTTTTGTCAAACCTCAACATAATGATTATTATGATCCTATTTATCCATACATAAATCCAAGAGATAGTAAATACGAACCCAAAAATGATTCTTATGATGACAATAACAATTATGTAAATCCTGATATTTTTGACAGAAATGAATCAGGAATTATACACAATCGTGATTATAAAAATCTTCgaagaatttttaaatcaCATCTAATTGCCCAAATTGGcgatattatatataaaagatcTATTTATTCGAAAA gaAAAGAAGAATTTAAAGAACCATATTCATGTTTAAGGACTTTTTCAATGGATGCATCGTCAGATTCTATATGTCGTAATAATTGTGAACGGTATATAAATGAATGCAAATATAGTTCATCAATTGGAGGATGCCTAATGAAATATTCTCCaaattataaatgtatttattGTGGTATGTAA
- the IscA1 gene encoding iron-sulfur assembly protein, putative, with the protein MFSFLNRKYKLYNSINILKNKVYFFSVESENKRNNFKEIIIESEKEKNIKDKILHLSNDAINKMNEINLKYKNSKALKVNVEAGGCSGFKYSFSLIDKNKIKEKDVVVYDKECVVLIDKEAVGILRNSKIHYTNNLISKKFIIENIQNISSKCSCGNSFDINLY; encoded by the coding sequence atgttcagttttttaaatagaaagtataaattatataattcgataaacattttgaaaaataaggtctattttttttcagtTGAGtcagaaaataaaagaaataattttaaagaaataataatagaatcagaaaaagaaaaaaatataaaagacaaaattttacatttaaGTAATGAtgcaataaataaaatgaatgaaataaatttaaaatataaaaattcgAAAGCATTAAAAGTAAATGTTGAAGCTGGTGGGTGTTCAGgttttaaatattctttttcattaattgataaaaataaaataaaagaaaaagatgtAGTTGTTTATGATAAGGAATGTGTTGTATTAATAGATAAAGAAGCAGTTGGAATTTTAAGAAATAGCAAAATACATTATACTAATAAtcttatttcaaaaaaatttattattgaaaatattcaaaatatttcatCAAAATGCTCTTGTGGAAATTCATttgatattaatttatattaa
- a CDS encoding zinc finger protein, putative: protein MNYFHFFIYTLLTFISLYMSFLNFKSFSHYIQNKWNILLIWNFEFYIIRLINKFFNYIFLGNILAVELQKAKEELIHQMMNLLILIFLITTLNIKEAICWVCIFTPLIYESVRIKIIKERIYLFNNFKMEHKKRIKLLSYSFFTLIECVFILRIIFSFFYNLKSAVKVIILFEPIIICINCIFLIIISSYHYFNSKIFYEKPTYFYFLLSLNNIISNLIQMFEYIYMWFFYGSFLNFIDLFLLLKLKNCLVCLKNNYKSTKNCFINEKLFNNYFKNEDKKYLKLNNIICIICRDYNYHINYKKLACGHCFHISCLYLLFEYDKSFLCPVCRREIKYELEDFEKNDDNLNSNSLNCNIDNKNKEDDINENKNQTEHSFNNNIYENSSDSYNSNNGNKKNYQNKDINKINKSNSNHIEDSNNELCHLNYQNLKNKEIKKYLKNEYNKKIIKYDKLSIENVYVDESNEIYDFYNTKEKNDNDIIVYNYNNDIYMSYNNNINTVYNNKMYCNYIKNSNYSNASNIFSFSNPSYINNDNFPYISNIDSNITLLSEIKDIAKSNNFFRMDVMDKEYEKRIKNNLYLLKQVHVSFNNLLKSKNEYSFINIKRYYNTKHKYVHSGIESKIFNIKKCYLKKYLTINNSIKQNNIFSYKEHKIKNKKYELNNICEIQNCVINNKNDNSEKKNFNLLEHNQNYNSIKEEKIHESSECEKTNKFKLNRKFNIFKMFKNKDLTFINHMNSKKRNSKLNIYDFLKNLKDKIHNRSEINVNDKKKKNKIFFFKKRN, encoded by the exons atgaattattttcatttttttatatatactcTTCTTACTTTTATATCTTTGTATAtgtcttttttaaatttcaaaTCCTTTTCTCAttatattcaaaataaatg GaacattttattaatatggAATTTCGAGTTTTATATCATCAGGCTTATTAATaagttttttaattacatttttttag GAAATATTCTAGCAGTAGAACTCCAAAAAGCAAAAGAAGAGTTAATCCATCAAATG atgaatttattaattttgatatttttaattacaacTTTAAATATTAAGGAAGCAATTTGCTGGGTATGTATATTTACTCCATTAATCTATGAATCAGttagaataaaaattattaaagaaagaatttatctttttaataattttaaaatggaacataaaaaaagaataaagtTATTGtcttattcattttttaccTTAATTGAGtgtgtatttattttaagaataatttttagttttttttataatttaaaaagtgcagttaaagtaataatattatttgaaCCAATCATTATTTGTAtaaattgtatatttttaattataatttcatcatatcattattttaattcaaaaatattttacgaAAAGCCAACttacttctattttttattaagtttaaataatattattagtaATTTAATACAAATGtttgaatatatttatatgtggTTTTTTTACGgatcatttttaaattttattgattTGTTTCTCCTTTTGAAATTAAAGAATTGCTTAGTTTGcttgaaaaataattataaatccACAAAAAACTGCTtcattaatgaaaaattatttaataattattttaaaaatgaagataagAAATATCTAAAATTAAACAATatcatttgtattatttGTAGAGATTATAATTAtcatattaattataaaaaacttGCATGTGGTCATTGTTTTCATATATcttgtttatatttattatttgaatatgATAAAAGTTTTCTTTGCCCTGTATGTAGAcgagaaataaaatatgaattagAAGATTTCGAAAAAAATGACgataatttaaatagtaattcattaaattgtaatattgataataaaaataaagaagacgatataaatgaaaataaaaatcagACTGAACATTCTTTTAATaacaatatatatgaaaattctAGTGATTCTTATAATTCTAATAAtggtaataaaaaaaactatcAAAATAaggatataaataaaattaataaaagtaatagCAATCATATAGAGGACTCTAATAATGAACTATGccatttaaattatcagaatttaaaaaataaagaaattaaaaaatatttaaaaaatgaatataacaAGAAAATCATAAAATACGATAAACTTTCTATTGAAAATGTATATGTTGATGAATCTAATGAAATTTATGACTTTTATAacacaaaagaaaaaaatgacaaTGATATTATCGTTTATAACTAcaataatgatatatatatgagttataacaataatattaatacggtatataataataaaatgtattgcaattatataaagaattcTAATTATAGTAATGCATccaatattttttctttttcaaacccaagttatattaataatgataattttcCATATATCTCAAATATTGATTCAAATATTACTTTATTAAGTGAAATTAAAGACATTGCAAAGagcaataatttttttagaatgGATGTTATGGATAAGGAATATGAAAAGAGAATTAAGAATAATCTTTATTTACTAAAACAAGTTCATGTAAGttttaacaatttattaaaaagtaaaaatgaatattctTTCATAAACATAAAAAGATACTATAATACCAAACATAAATATGTGCATTCAGGAATAGaaagtaaaatatttaatattaaaaaatgttatttaaaaaagtatcTGACTATTAACAatagtattaaacaaaataatatattttcttataaagaacataaaataaaaaataaaaaatatgagcTTAATAACATATGTGAGATTCAAAATTgtgtaataaataataagaatgacaattcagaaaaaaaaaactttaatttattagaacataatcaaaattataataGTATAAAAGAAGAGAAAATACATGAATCAAGCGAATGcgaaaaaacaaataaattcaagcttaatagaaaatttaatatatttaaaatgtttaaaaataaagatctAACTTTTATAAATCACATGAATTCGAAAAAAAGAAACtctaaattaaatatatatgattttttaaaaaacttaAAAGATAAGATTCATAATCGAAGTGAGATAAAcgttaatgataaaaaaaaaaaaaataaaatattcttttttaaaaaaagaaattaa
- the MSP4 gene encoding merozoite surface protein 4, putative has product MNTVKFLLTVNLFIFFGLYFEKYFSNYSNNLDGNSALIKKRFLNQNAASSSSSSAKKPQAKGNTQSTGSGGASTDTSEQNGANLEGSVNSTSESGNPPQEVTTNGSNPDGSSKTLPNSGNANSESEGSNHEESDEEDDDDEDEDLCKSNNGGCGEDKLCENLGEGKVKCVCKEGYKLVNKECVKISESSSLNSIFSTCLIFFIVLISIN; this is encoded by the exons ATGAATAcagtaaaatttttattgacagttaatctttttatattttttggtttgtattttgaaaaatatttcagCAActattcaaataatttagaCGGTAATAGTGCcctaattaaaaaaagatttttgAATCAAAATGCAGCCTCTTCATCAAGTAGTTCTGCGAAGAAACCTCAAGCGAAAGGTAATACTCAGAGTACAGGCTCAGGTGGAGCAAGTACAGATACAAGTGAACAAAATGGAGCAAATCTGGAGGGATCTGTGAATTCTACTAGTGAAAGTGGAAATCCACCTCAAGAAGTAACTACAAATGGAAGTAATCCAGATGGTTCAAGTAAAACATTGCCAAATTCag GTAATGCAAATTCTGAAAGCGAAGGTTCAAATCATGAAGAAAGTGATGAAGAAgatgatgatgatgaagatgaagattTATGTAAATCTAATAATGGAGGTTGTGGAGAAGATAAACTATGTGAAAATCTTGGAGAAGGTAAAGTGAAATGTGTATGTAAAGAAGGATATAAATTAGTAAATAAAGAGTGTGTGAAAATATCAGAATCATCTTCATTAAATTCAATCTTCTCTAcatgtttaattttttttattgttttgatatctataaattaa
- the MSP5 gene encoding merozoite surface protein 5, putative: MVIKQILLIFNCFIFFILNFKNYSNNSFSDLSRGSNDFIWKRFLNDTFIDVSGNDGISQNTNTGEASVQNNSDASHSDSTQSSQSATPATGKGDGATNQTQSGGTAAPETATTVTTPQPEQPQVQSTSVPADPQTTGVESTSISGQTHTQSTDSGSNGDQQSQVQEAQSTVASSASPDGTSPADATQASTKETGSDQVEETNTDDSKATTPSDKLEATTAEGSQQKEKVEDKNIIPDGTNTHQVEISKHVQSDDNIQGQEDSQKESSPEELPDLTSAHESDQIHTITGDNYDSEDLEESGHEQELDINNLSNRPTYHPEGEYHTLDIYNTQGRKLGKNRKDHQSIEDMDIRMKPCTHNNGGCGYDKICIMTSHNEVACICKEGYLVGNKCVTSSSSLNPFFSLVIFFTISLIMMN, from the exons atggtcATAAAACaaattctattaatttttaattgttttattttttttattttgaatttcaaaaattatagtaataattcttttagtGATTTAAGTAGGGGTAGTAATGATTTTATTTGGAAAAGATTTTTGAATGACACATTTATTGATGTAAGTGGAAACGACGGTATTAGTCAAAACACTAACACTGGTGAAGCTAGTGTTCAAAATAATTCGGATGCTAGTCATAGTGACAGTACTCAATCTAGTCAAAGTGCAACTCCCGCAACTGGAAAAGGAGATGGTGCAACTAATCAAACTCAATCTGGAGGAACTGCAGCTCCAGAAACTGCAACTACAGTAACAACTCCCCAACCTGAGCAGCCTCAAGTTCAATCTACTAGTGTGCCCGCAGATCCCCAAACAACTGGTGTAGAATCAACTAGTATTTCCGGTCAAACTCATACTCAAAGTACTGATTCTGGATCTAATGGTGACCAACAGAGTCAAGTACAGGAGGCTCAAAGTACTGTTGCATCTAGCGCATCACCTGATGGTACTTCTCCCGCAGATGCAACTCAGGCATCTACAAAAGAAACAGGAAGTGATCAAGTTGAAGAAACAAATACCGATGATTCGAAAGCTACAACTCCAAGTGATAAATTAGAAGCAACAACAGCTGAAGGAAGCCAACAGAAAGAGAAGGttgaagataaaaatataatccCAGATGGTACCAATACACATCAAGTTGAAATTTCAAAGCATGTTCAATCAGATGATAATATCCAGGGCCAAGAAGACTCCCAAAAAGAAAGTTCACCTGAAGAATTGCCAGATTTAACTAGTGCACATGAATCAGATCAAATCCATACGATAACTGGAGATAATTATGATTCTGAAGATTTAGAAGAAAGTGGACATGAACAAGAACttgatattaataatttatctaaTAGACCAACATACCATCCAG aaggAGAGTACCATACTTTAGATATTTATAATACTCAAGGAAGAAAATTaggaaaaaatagaaaagatCATCAATCCATAGAAGATATGGATATTCGAATGAAACCATGCACACATAATAATGGAGGTTGTGGTTATGATAAAATATGCATAATGACTAGTCATAATGAAGTAGCATGCATTTGTAAGGAAGGTTATTTAGTAGGAAATAAATGTGTTACAAGTTCATCTTCCTTAAACCcctttttttcattagttattttctttactatttcattaataatgatgaattag